From the genome of Podarcis raffonei isolate rPodRaf1 chromosome W, rPodRaf1.pri, whole genome shotgun sequence:
gacaggaataaagacatgtaaatatatttctgtctgtctcttccccccccccctgggaatggaggagggggaggaatggtgtgttcttctttcacgttgggaagaatcgccgagggagacctcccttgatcctgccgggagtcgctggcaggggaggtcaataagggttcaagccgggcacctggagggtggccaaattcctctggactaagagctgggactgcatcTGGTGGCTTGAATTCCGATAGGTACAACAACCTGCCTTCTATCTTGGTTTGGCTGCCCTTGGCTCTTGTTGACAAGGGTtcagaagaacaaaaacaaaaaaacaaaaaaaacccccacaaacacACGAAATGCTATCTCATTACCAGCCACCACCAGAATTCTTGGCCATATTTGTAAGCCGATTTCTCCATATTGGCACTAGCCCTAACGATAGTCCTTTCGCTAGGACAGAAATTGCATGTCTCACAGTGTATTGGTCAACCTGCCAGTAGCCACTGGTGTGCGTTGAGACTGGTGGGTTTGGGAGGTCAGGAGCCCCCAACAGTAGGCGGcagcagagccaatgacaggcagagccggCTAAGTCCTCCtagctgagttctgcaaggggcaacactgatttgaattgatttgatttattgtatttctatgtcGCTTTCCATTCAGatgaatcccaaagtggcttacaaacaataaacaacaataacagaacaCAGGTGGGGGCTGACTGAAGTCAGTAGGGCAGTGCCTCATTTGCCCAGGCTAGCCTCCCCTGCAACCTGCAGCACTGgatatgtaaaataaaatataaaatcaaaaGCCTTCATGCAGATCCAGGCACAAAAACTGAAATGCACGCATGGAGGGGCTGAATGAGAGCATGGAAGCTGGAAAAGATGCAGTGGCACAGTTAGCCATAATGTAGCTTTTATGGCTTGGGAGGGAAAGCCTGTAATCTGTACTCATGGAGGTGACTAAATCGTCCTTTTGCCATCTGGAGGCTTCAGTTGCATAAGCAGTCACATGGAGAAGGTCGCCATGGGGTAGGCAGTTCTCATTCCATCACATTATAATCAGACCTGGGGAACAACCATTTAGATCAGGGTtgtggttgctgaactacaattcccaccagcttttgcagccagcatggccaatagccagggatgatcaGAATATAGTTCAGCAAAAATCCTCTCCCACGCCTGATTCAGATGGGAAGGGGTCACGGGGGATTAGGAACCCAGGCTCCCCAATGTGTGAATTAGGAGAAGCTGAAATTCTGCACTGTGCATGTGTTGTGCAAATTAAGTAACCATGCACATGTTTAATTTATATATGGAGGGGTCGTTCAGCGAACACTTTCATCTTGTCATGCAGTTCAGGTAGAATAGCTCATTATCTCATTGCTTTTAGGGAAAAGCCTGTGTAATGAAAACCTGAAAATAAATGGAGAGAAAGGTGGCACAGCTGTTAAACAGGATTCTCTTTTTAAGAAATTATTATGATGACTAGATCTGTTTGGCCACTCACTGACGCATACTTGGGTGGCATATAgagccacaaaaaaaaaaaagcaacacagtGTTAATAGACAATCCATAGTGCAGGTAGGTAGCGAACTCTTGGCATCCTACCAAACTATACTTCCCATTAGTGAGAGCCATGATGTTTAACTGGAACAAATATGTAGTGTATACACGTGTACCttcttccctccccgccccccgcaaacCTTCTGATTCAATTTTCGAAAAGGCCAAATATTGTAcattaatgtttttgttttgtcttctaGTCCTGAAGTTAACCTTGATGCAATCCTCTCCAATCTTGCAACATCTGTCCCTCCAGTAGAAGgtgagtttttgttttaaaatggggtGTGCATTTTGAAGAGAACGTGGTCCTCAGGCTGGAAAAAAACAACTTCTCTAGTCCTGCTGGTACAGCCACATCTCCTTCCCTCTCTAATCCAGGGATAaggaacctttagccctccagatgttgctgaaccacaaatcccatcaggcccagcaagcATGTCCatagcagtcagggatgataaagctcaacagcatctggagggccaaagcttccaTCATTCCTCATTTAATCCAGTCTTGTTAATTCTTGAGAAGAAGAAGCTCTTCAGGGCCCTTTCCTGTAGTCTGCTGCCTGATGGCCTTTTTCTTAACTGGGTATGCTGGATGTTGAACCTAggctcttctgcatgcaaagaatatgctctaccactaagctctGCCACTAAACATAAACCTCCCTGGATATATGCAGTAGGAAAGGaatgtcgtttagtcgtttagtcgtgtccgactctttgtgaccccatggaccagagcacgccaggcactcctgtcttcaggaAAGGAGTAAACAGAAGCAAATGTTTCAAGAGATTGGGAATACCTGGTTGACTTGATCTATAGCTGCAGTTTGTCAGAAGTTGGTAGGTGGTTTATGTAACAGACTGTGGAACTGATGGtctggaagaggaaggggaaaaggtTTTGGAGGTTAAACCAAACAACACACAACTCAACAAACTAAGCAGAgagacataggaagctacctttgATTGAGGTGAGCTGTTAGGGTCCACCTAGCatggtattgtctgcactgactggcagtgactctccagtgaTTGAGGcagagtttctcccagccctgcctggtgaTGCTgattgggattgaacctgggaccttctgcaggcaaaacagATTATCTACCTCTGAGATATGAATTCCAGGGTTTATGCTGCTTTGGAGCTGGGTGGTAGTGATCAGTGAACCTTACCTTTGAAATTTGTTTACTTTGTGTCTTTTTCTTGTACCTTGGCAGCAATACCTTCTCCTCCAAAACAGCTAAGCCAGCCTGATGCCTTTCCCTTTGGCGGGAACGTTAAATTTGGAACCCCTCTGGAGAGCTCCTTCACTTTTGGGTCCGCAAAACCATCCAGTCTTCTGGGAGTCCCCATGACAAGCAGTGGCTCAGGAGATCCAAGCCTGGCAAACAGCCAGGTGACCTCAGCCCCTGTGGCCTCCGTCCCTTTCTCaacctctgggaaactggaagggCTTCCATTGAAACAAGGAGATCACCTCTTCCAGGGCACCGCTGCTGGGGAGACCCTTGGGAGCTTCTCTGGGTTAAGAGTCGGTCAAGCCAATGAGAATTCCAAGGCTGCCACTACCAAACCTCCACCTGTTAATGCCACAGGTGGACAGCCAGCAAAAGCGAGTACAATACCTTCTGGGTTTACTCTTGGAAGCTCTTTGCAGGCCAGCAAACCAACAGAGGCGGCTGCCTCTGTGATAACAACCAGCTTAACATCAACGTCTGCTAGCACCATCTTCAGCAATGTCCAATTGGTCAACACAGGGTCTCCTGCTTTCCTTGGCCTTGGAGTGCCTGCAGGGGGTGCCAAGTCAACTTTCACACTTGGGGTTCAGTCAGCAAATGCCGCAATGGCAACACCCTCTTCTGCACCAGCGGCAACTGCTACTCTGTCATTCGGAAGTCTGTTGAGTTCAGCTCCAACTGCTGTGGCCACCACAGCTGTAAGCTAAAACTGTGAAAGACGTCTTTAAAAGGACTCAAATCCTAGCGTCAAACAGGAGATTTCCCCTCCGGATTgcaagagaggaggggaaaaggtttgaactgtattttcctgcaaaaaagagaggaaaggaagctaaaatccacCGCTTAgaccctgggaacggactgcctttaGACAATGAGAATGCCGTATTGTGAAAGGCGCTATTGGTAAATAGAgtgcttttgacagctaactttgcaaaagagatacagtgtttctggctgacttctcctggttttaaagtaactttaAAGTAACTGGAATTGAAACTGTCGTTTTTTGGTGAATTGGGGGACTTAaaaaggttattttttaaaaaaagttacaagattgactgttactgtgtccccctagaggaagttggaTATTGTTACAAAAACAactgggccaggggaattttccacttcataaCAAATCCTagctgtgggactgaccttggacttaatctagagtgttatggcagatggaaaagaaaagtcaGAGTTGCTTCAAGAGAAACCAACGAGGTCTGGTAAATCTTTTCTTACAGATATTGGGCTACagagaagagcatcagcatctggctcTTCTGGAACACCTGGACCATCAGGGGCCGCACCTGTACAAGCGAAGCCAAAAGGAATGTCGTCTGAGGATGTTTTAGCTCTGGCACTAGGgagaattaatgaatctttggaaaatttaaccaaacaagtagctgaaacaaacaaacaggtagctgaaacaaacaaacaaacaagtagctgaagcatcagttaaaattgaccaaaacactacaagcataaataacttgggacagaaggtgaatactaACACAGAGACTATTGAGAAACTGCTTCAGGAATCCACCCAGACTTGAAAGACAGCTGAAGGAGCAAAGGAAATAGCAactgccactgaagagaagataccaccgatacagAGGCAACTTGACGATTACAGGTTGATGttttctatgattgaattgaaggagaaacaaacgaatttgaggatcagggctgtacctgaacttgagaaagataacttGACTGACTTTCTTAcgaaggaatttgcagacttctggCAGCtagacttggggaaggaagaatttaagatagtgagtgcattcaggcttggaagaggaggaaagaagaacaaggtgagagactgcCTTATCACCCTtcaaacaaaagaggagagagacagaatCTTGAATCTGCATTTCCGAAAGACCTTGGAAATTCATCAGTCAAGTGTGGAGATAAttaaggacattccgaaacatcttttggatctcAGGTTTAACTACGGAGACCTGGTCGCTttgctgagaagtaacagaatcatatttaggtgggaattccctcaaggcctgtcttttaaatacaaagggagaaagataaaaataagatcacctgacgacaaagatagatttttgaaagatcacggagaagacttacagaaagaagcggaatctggagaagagccaagagcactggaaagaggaatcttagacatagcaaacttatcttttggtttgcatggttcagagaaagtgacaccactgacagaacaagaacaagcaCTTGGCGCAGTTGGAGGGAAATAAAGTAACTACattatggctctgcaactactaagttggaattgtaacggtctaaactCCCCCTGGAAAAGGAAAAATGTCTTTCActtactgaaaaaggaacaattggacttgatttgcctacaggaaacacatgtgataaggctacatagaaaagtattgattaacaaaagattgggacaggagtttatttcatctgacaaagttaaaaaaagaggagtagtgatctacgcaaaggagagattatcaccgaaatttatttttaaagatgaccaaggaagatttgtggcaattgaaattcaaattcaaggagagaaattcttgatagtaggagtttatgcaccgaatgaggggaaatctgaattctttaaaaagttgcatgagaccttaatggactacatggattataacttgattttgatgggagatatgaacggagtggtatctacaaatatggataaggcacaaagacaggtagtcaccaaggatggtagactaccgaaaactttttttgagatgacgGACAATCTGGACTTAGttgatatctggagaacaaagaatcccttgggtacagagggaactttcttttctgaagccaaaatcacatggaccagaattgaccaaatatgggtaactagaggaatggcaccaaagataaagaaggcggaAATTTGTCCAagaacttgctccgaccataatgctgtgaagatggagatgaaactaatatcaactggctcttttagatggaggatgaatgacaccttatttagagatgaaaacgtgattaagaaggcccaaaaaactatcagagactattttgagataaatatgaacaccaatgttgaaaaaagagttatctgggaggcaagcaaagccgttatgagagggttcttgatacaacagaatgcaataaagaagagaagtctaaatgagaagaaagacaaaattttggagaaaataaaagaaagtgagaagaaattgagagcaaaaccaaagtcgcaagagatcctgagagaaataaagttatatcaagtacaatatatgaaaatgatgaatcaagaaacagaatggaaaattaaacaaatgagacaaaagacatttgaatcagctaacaaatgtgggaaattgttggcttggcaaatgaaaaaaagacaaaaattaaatactattacaaatttagaagtggaaggaaagaacatacagaacccagccgagattaaaaattgtttccagaggtactttaaacaattatacacacaagggccacagaaagaagctgatatagatcgatttttgaagataaatggattacaaaaaatttctcaagaaaataaattaatgttgaattacaaaatatctgaacaggaaatagaaggtgccattcagaacatgcaattaagcaaatctccaggaccagatggactgacttcaagatattacagaaccttaaaagaatggttagtacaacctttaaaggaagtctgtaatgaaatattggaagggaaaaaggcaccagagtcgtggaaagaagcgtacattacacttataccgaaaacagaaactgaaaaaactcagcttaagaactacggccccatatcattactcaatgtggattacaaaatttttgcagatattttggccaagagattaaaaaaagtgttgatggaagagattcataaagaccaagcaggctttctttcggggtagacatttgtctgacaatttgaggaatataattaacatcttggaaaagcttgaagtgaatattaatactaaggcagttttgatatttgtggacacggagaaagcctttgacaacatttcttggagctttatgaagaagaaccttcAGGTGATGGGGTGagagaaggatttggaaatggtataagtgcaatttactctgagcaaaaggctaagttaattgttaataatgaggttacggaggaatttaagatagaaaaaggaacacgacaaggttgcccaatttctccattgctttttatatcagtcctggaggttttgctgaatatgattagaagggaccagttggttaaaggtgtacaagtcggagctaaacagtataaactgagagcatttgcagacgatctagtactgacattacaggagccagaatctagtaccaaaagagttttggaactgattcaagattttggccaggttgcaggatttaaattgaataaactaaaagcaaaggttttagagaaaaatttaacagcgattgaaagagagaggtttcagaatgtgacaggtttaacagtggttaagaaagtgaaatacctggggattaacatgacagctaaaaatgggaatttatttaaagacaattatgaaaaatgctggacggaagtgaaaaaagatttagaaatctggtcaaatttgaagctttcattgttaggccgtattgctgctataaagatgaatgtattgccaagaatgttatttttgtttcaaacattgcaaattttggacaaaatggattgtttcaagaagtggcagagagatatttctagatttgtctggcagggcaagaagcccagaataaaatttaaaatattaacagatgcaaaggaaaggggtggatttgccctgccagaccttaaactttattatgaatcagaagctttctgctggttgaaagaatggctactccttgaaaacacagacattttggatctggaaggttttaataatgtatttggatggcatgcatatctgtggtatgacaaggtcaaagcacataaagtatttaaaaaccatattgtcaggaaagcactgtttagtgtctggataagatataaggatttgcttgaaaataaaaccccaaggtggttgtcaccgatggaagcgaaggctcagaaaaaactcaatatagaggccaaatggccgaaatattgggaaattttggaacaagtgggagacaagctgaaattgcagagttatgaaaaactaaaaaacaaagtgcgagattggcttcattattatcaaataatggaggcatacaatttggacaaaaaaaa
Proteins encoded in this window:
- the LOC128406130 gene encoding nuclear pore complex protein Nup214-like; this encodes MNVRELKSNTSPPAVSAIIGSLVPQSAAQAVHQVLATVATNQVSQGPSPSSLKVQSPPSSASVASVTMASTGQPSAGKKSTGQGPQKTSASVTSAPAALTPSTAAQINKAFTFTTSVPEVNLDAILSNLATSVPPVEAIPSPPKQLSQPDAFPFGGNVKFGTPLESSFTFGSAKPSSLLGVPMTSSGSGDPSLANSQVTSAPVASVPFSTSGKLEGLPLKQGDHLFQGTAAGETLGSFSGLRVGQANENSKAATTKPPPVNATGGQPAKASTIPSGFTLGSSLQASKPTEAAASVITTSLTSTSASTIFSNVQLVNTGSPAFLGLGVPAGGAKSTFTLGVQYWATEKSISIWLFWNTWTIRGRTCTSEAKRNVV